CCCTTGATTCAAGAAACCATTCACATGCAGAATAGAATTGAAGgcataatttatataatataacctCAGACATAAAGCACAACAATAGCAAAATCACATTTATTAGCATCGAGTagttttgatttgtttataCAAACTTATCTGCAGTATGggttttaattttatatcatcAAGCATAACCTAACGGTAGATGATAATGCCTCTAGGCTGAAACTAAGGTTTGCAAAAGATAATAATTATGCatgaatttaatttcaaatgcaACATTTAACAACTTAGCAGCTTATATGACATATCTGTATTTGATGATAGatagaacaaaaataaagcTAATACAATTGTGCATACCACTTTACTTTAGAAATTGCAGAGTGAATCAGTGGATTCAATATATTACAAGCATTTGTTTCTATACTAATTGCCATGTAATATTAATAAGCAGCAGAGTATGCACCAAACTAGATATCATTAGAACAGCTATAGGTAAAACTTTTTTCACTACAAATTTACAATCCAAATGATAATAACCTGATTTTCTTGAGTCTCTCCAAGTCATCCCTCAACTTCATATCCAATGAATTTGAAACAACCTGAGAAAACTTGCCATCCTTGTAATCCTTCTTTCTGTTCAAAAACCAATCAGGAATCTTGAATTGCCTAGGATTGGCAACCACAGTCATCAGATTGTCCAACTCAGCAGCACTAAGCTCACCAGCTCTGTCAACAAAAACTCATTTCAATACAAaccataaacataaaaaataaacaaatccaCAGGCATATGCAAATATCAAGTTAATCATAAACACTTTAATGTgacataaatcaattaaaactgaaattaataaaacaaaattaaattaaacctTTTGTTCATGTCAACATCAGCCTTCTTACAGCAAATATTAGCAAATCTCCTTCCAATACCCTTAATTGAGGTAAGGGCAAACATTATCTTCTGCTTGCCATCAACGTTTGTGTTCAAAACACGAAGAATGTGTTGAAATTCTTCATTTGCCACGAGAGACTACAGATCcccataacaaaaaaaaatacattacaaCATAGACAACTCTAAAACACAACAAGGGTGAGTTTCAAAATTGTTGATTTCAAATCTGAAagtaaaaaagtttaaatgtGTGGTAGTTCTAGAAGAAACAAACTGAAAACTTTGAAATCGAAAAAGAATCAGCGTAGATATTAATCATAAAAAGAAGAACGGGAAGAAGGAAGAGAGGGGAAAGAGAAGAACTGCATACCATGTTGAATGCGGTGCTGCAGGGAAGAGGTCTGCGGCGGCGGCACTCGCTGAAAGGGTTTCTTCGACGACTCAAAACCTCGTTGatgatagaaagaaaagaaCAGGGTTTTCTAACCTTTTTATGGGCTTGGTGTGGGTTTACATATGGGCTTGGCCCATTGGGAAAACTGGATACCATTTTGTAAATAGTTTACCCCAACACAACAATTATACCCCCACTTCCAATTAATCCTCCAAAAATCTACATTTGccattcttttataaaaaaatcactgAAAATATCATACACCACGAgatttcaaatatatttcataaaacttaattCAAGGGtatgtttaatttgtaaaaatatttcttatttttattttatagaatttgtttatttgatattgttaatgAGATGTGTCAATATGAATATACTAAACGATTTTATTAGATAATGTcagtaatatattaaatgaattttttttttaaatttacataaaaaattataataattatctatatgatataaaattgttttttaattgttagttttatttttataggtgAATGTTaaatgtttattaaattattactttttacaTCTTGACCAAAAATTATCCAACCCATTTTCAATTGTTAGTTTTGTAATTTGTAATATTTTGGTCACTTCAACTTCTCCCAACTATTTATCTTATAATTCCCAGCTTGAAATGTTACTGGATTTAGAAGAGCCACGAGACAACTAAGGGGCCTACATAGATGATTAGATATATATCAATATGTTTAATTAACAggaaaacatatataaaatttgtgttttgaattttttttaaaaaaatattattattttaaatgtaaaactttaatttttaattcattatcaAATGTAAGTCACTTGTTAACGACGCTTTCTTTATATTGACTGGGACTATCCACCAATCAGGAAAGTCTTGGAAGGAATTGAATATCATCTACTATGAAGTGTATATGTTTGCTTTTACGTCCATGTTCATGTACTCTTGTTTGTTAATATGGGACAATTGTATGTTGTGTATGAAAAATAATGTGTTGAGagaaatcaattaaaaaaaacaactagTACAATATATAACTAGAAATGGAATTGCAGTTTCTCTTAGATATCAAACGCTCTAAAAGAAGGATAAGAACTCCCATCGGCAAAgcttgaataaaaatattaaggatgttgaattttttaaattttaatttataaactaaATACAGTATTCTACGATGTAAGTagaaacaattttataaatgcACTAATGAAGGGACGGAAAATTAGAGTGATAAGCTACACAGATTAAGGAGAGGTGGAATTATAGGTTTTATACCTTTTGTTGAAATTTCAgactttgaaagaaaataatatttagtttagttgagtttttatattttttcttacaaaatttgaacaaaacgggcgatttgtttttaaatattttttcttacaggttgatatttttttaaattaggacaattatttaaaaaataataatttgtttttaaatattagattttttatactattttttgtGATGACAAAATTTTAAGATGAATGATGGTGTTCACGTCAAAAGTAAGAAAAACTCTAAGACTCAATAAACACTtacaaatgaatttatatttGTCTCCCTCCAATATCACTAAAGTGGATATAACTCGCAACATATTGAatccaatatatatttttttatcattagatcaaacaattaaaacatttacataaattttgtttatgaaaGGAATTCATAAATTATGACCAGAAAAATAATATAGAGATGATTAAAAAATACAACACAAATCAACAAAGATTGAGTATATatagtttgatttaatttggaTTCCAacacatgaagaaaaaaatcaaaccaacttacttgatttcaaataaattttttagtttatcgGATTTGGTTTAATTTCAAATGAACCCTAATTCCTTTCTTATTTGCTTGATGGTTCCTTCCTATGCACTTGGTTCCAACTACACAATGACTTCTCTTAGGTTTGCGAAATATTCTCCTCAATCAACCAGTTGCCCCGAACATGACAACTATGTTACCACCTAGAACTAGATGTCGTAAAAACTAATCTTCTTCTTTGAACGACTTCACACTAGGTCCTAACTTGGATGGGACATCTATTTACAACCATTGCAGCAAGAAGCCTAAGTGTGATAATGAGACGAGTTCAATGATACAACATTCAAAGGGATGCAAGAAAAATCTCAATAGCAAATTTAACAAGAGGAATAGAACCTTGTATGCATTGAATGTTGATGGGCATATTATTTCTTCCCCTTTGGTGTATAGGTTTGATCAAGAAAAATTGTGGCATTTACTCGTGAAAATGTTTATAGGCATGGAATTGCCTCTTCGACAAGTGGAGCATCCGGATTTCCAATAATTTGTAAGTAGTTTAAATCCAAAATTCAATCTTATATCACACATTACACTTGCATGCATGTGATACTTTATTATTATGGGATatagaaaagttaaaattaaaaaattatatatcccAACACTACCAAAGGGTTTGCCTCACTACCGATACATGGATGTATATCCAAAATCTCTAATATGTGTGTGTCACTGCTCTCTTTGTTGACAATAACCGGAACTTGCAAAATAAGGTTCTGACATTTTGTCAAGTCCAAGACCACACAATAAATGTTATGACGAACACAAATGGTGTGTGCTTGACTGATTGGAGGTTGAATCATGTTTTAATTGTGACACTTGATAATGCCCCGTCAAATGATATtgaaatcaaacaattaaagaAAAGACTAATGTCTTGTAACACCTTAGTTTTTTATGGATAGTATATGCATATGCATTGTTTTGTACACATCTTAAACCACATTGTTAGTGAAGGGTTAAGTGATTTGAACACATCAATTTTAAGAATTCATGTTGCTGTGAAATATGTTAGGTTTTCTCCTCTTAGGTTTGTGAAATTTAAAGCTTGTGTAGAGCGTTCAAATATTGAATACAAATGTCTTGTTTTCCTTGATGTGGAAACTGTGTGGAAATCAACATATTTAATGTTAGATTCGACTTTAAAGCAGGAATTTGAAGTTCTTGAAATTCATGAACTCAAGTATTGAGGAACTACTTGAGGGGAAGGGTGTGCCTACAGATTTAGATTAGACGAAAACACAGTCAATCATGTcatttttaagaatattttacgAAAGCCTGTGTAGAGGTTTTTGGAATAGGTGAAAAAGATACTTCAAATGCGCAATTCAAATGATATATGTTTAAAAGTAATGGTTGataagattaaaacaaaatatgacaaatatttagaaaaatatgaaaatttgaacATATTGATTTCTTCTATCTTAAACCCTatgaacaaattttaatttgtgaATCGGTTGATCACTCAAAAACTTTCATTCATTGCATTTAGAATATTGGAatcaatttagtaattaattaaaataaaaatactagaatcaattttagtaattaatttatttttctaaaggaAATGATTTAGACTCTTATAAAAGTAAGTTAAATAGtggatattttgtttttatatctgtttttttatataaaactctctattatatcatatactgaaatttatatattaaaatgttttatttttatttttgataatttatatacaaaagaTACATTAAAGTTAATGCGGTTGAAATGGTGTATCAAAACaaacatgttatattattttgacaattctctcctattttataaatatattagtaatttCATTCTAAAATTAACCTCTTTGTAGATACTACTCCAAAGAAATTGGCATATTAAGAGGGAGTTGTTAAATATATACCACAATGAAATCGAATTAAGAGagagttattaaaataatataatatttttttagtacatCTCGTCAATtgcattaattttgatgtaatttttttctattaaatattttttatttgattttattaatataattttattttaattattatttatttattaaattaaccattatttatttgttatataaaaataaataaatgatatagaCGATCGTATCTTTAAGATtcaatagataaaaaaaaattatctttatgtGATTGGATGGGAATGCCATAttcgaaaaataaaaataaaaattagaataatatatagattttaattttaaataaaaagatatataaaaaacaaaatatcataaatatgCACGGGTTGAATTCAATACAAGCACAAGACGCACTTAACGCGTTGCAGCAACGTTATTTTACGCTGAACTTACACTATCAATACACAACACATTACGTGAACAAACTGCAATGAATCAGTTTTTCTGTCATTAGTCAATTTATTCATATAAACGTGGCGTCACGACGTGGTTCCATTTTAGCCACAGCTACATCCAAAAATAACCAATAAATTAATTCAACTGTCGCATTCACTATAAATATCCCACAAATATTAGGAGTTTACTATTCTCATCttaaatatagataaaaattaattaagatatttaaaattaaatataataaaaaaaattgattataataagaataaaatacaCTTATcaactaataaattttaatgatcagtaaaaaactaataattttaatatatttgcaaTTAATATTGATAAATCTTTACTACTTTAACAAACTCTAAATATATCTAACAAATTttcgtaaaaaaaattaataaatctccatataaatttatttttaataaataaaagacactgtaatttaaaataaaaattatacataaatttatatttattttcacatAATAATATTAACGGAGACTAAACTTTCAACATGTTTTTACTACTAGAATTAATA
The genomic region above belongs to Cicer arietinum cultivar CDC Frontier isolate Library 1 chromosome 4, Cicar.CDCFrontier_v2.0, whole genome shotgun sequence and contains:
- the LOC101493087 gene encoding small ribosomal subunit protein uS13z/uS13y/uS13x-like, with amino-acid sequence MVSSFPNGPSPYVNPHQAHKKVRKPCSFLSIINEVLSRRRNPFSECRRRRPLPCSTAFNMSLVANEEFQHILRVLNTNVDGKQKIMFALTSIKGIGRRFANICCKKADVDMNKRAGELSAAELDNLMTVVANPRQFKIPDWFLNRKKDYKDGKFSQVVSNSLDMKLRDDLERLKKIRNHRGLRHYWGLRVRGQHTKTTGRRGKTVGVSKKR